ACATGTTACAAACTAGCTTTGATTTATTGTTCTCTGTATTAGATCACCAAAGGCCTTCTGGATAAATACGGCCCTGAGAGGGTTGTTGATACACCCATCACAGAGGTTGGATTTTGTCATGTAGTCAGGATTCCGTTTGTTTTGATTGTGTTGTCATTATATAATGCTCGACCATGTACTCTTGTCTTAGGCTGGGTTCACTGGGATTGGAGTTGGTGCAGCATATCATGGTCTAAGGCCTGTGATCGAGTTCATGACTTTTAACTTCTCAATGCAGGTTAGATCTTTCAACTGTATGTGTTATGATGGAAACTGTATTTTGTCATGTAGTTATGTTATTCTATCGGTTAGAATAGAGGAGTCCATCGACCGAgacgttttattttttcagttcGATTAATTTGAGTGGCATTTGTTGACTGATATGTGGATGCATTTTAAGACTAGCAATGTTACTAGACCTTGAAAATGACTGAACAAAGATAATTGGTCAAACTGTCAAAGGTGAAACTAAGAATGTAACCATGTTTATTTCAGGCCATCGACCACATCATCAATTCTGCtgcaaaatcaaattacaTGTCTGCTGGGCAGATATCAGTTCCCATTGTTTTCAGGGGCCCGAATGGTGCTGCATCTGGTGTGGGTGCTCAACACTCTCAGGTATCAATTTGGCTACTGCCCACTGCAGCTATGCTAAATGTACACTATTTAGGTTCCTCTTCTCAATGAGATGTAAGTTATAAGTGGCTCTGTACCTATGTCTTAAACTTAACTTGGTGTCACTAATCAGGAAAGTGGCTATTGTAGCTGCTGAAATTGGCTTTCTCTTGGTGCCTATGACCTAAAATGCAAGAAGTAATGTTTAAGAAATGCAGGAATTGGATACTTTCCCTTCCTTTGACAAAACAAGCAAGGGTCCAAAATTTCGAAAAACAGTGACAAGGAAAagaatgtactccctccgtcccagagaagttggcatactttgaaaatggcacgggattttaggaggttttgttttgtgtgttaaatggagagagaaaatataatttttatattcatgtgagagagaactttttccaaaaagggaaatgtgacatcttttgtgggacaaactaaaaaggaaagtgtgtcatcttttgtgggacggagggagtactacttatcaaaaagagaaaataaaaagaagtgAGAAATGAATACATTTTATGACATTACTGATTATTAGTTATGCTGCTAAGATATAAGCTATAATCACTCAAGTTATTCTATAATGGGCTGGAAGAGTGGGCGCTGAAGGTCTTCTTTCTtgggtaattttttttgcatttacGGGACAGAATGATAGACGGAAGAATTAGTTGTCGAGTAGGCCTCTTTCAGCATATCCTGGTTGTGGAGATAAAATTTGGCACACATTAGTTCTTTCATCACAAGCTGAGTCTTGCACCCCTTTCTTTCAGTGCTATGCAGCATGGTTTGGTTCATGCCCTGGACTAAAAGTCTTGGCTCCATATTCTGCCGAAGACGCTCGAGGCTTGCTTAAAGCTGCCATAAGGGACCCTGATCCTGTTGTATTCCTTGAAAATGAACTGCTGTAAGTCGCACTGCATCATATAGTTCGTGTCAATCATGATATATGTTCATACGAAATTGACAGAtatttttaccaattttataaatgtCTTGTTTTCCCTGCGGATATAACTTTTCAGATATGGTGAATCATTTCCTGTCTCAGCTGAAACGCTTGATTCCAGTTTCTGTGTGCCTATCGGGAAAGCTAAGGTATATCGTTGAAGTACATTCTGATTTCTTTATATGTCttagatattaaaaataaaaacttcttGCCTGTAAAACATTGGTAGATTGAACGTGAAGGAAAGGACATAACAATCGTTGCTTACTCGAAGATGGTCGGCTTTTCTCTTCAGGTTTGTCATATATGGAGTATCTGTCAATTATTGTTATGAATTGTTTATATGCTTGGGTATGAATATAACTCTAAAAATATTACagtataatttgttttcatCTATAACCAaattatgaaaagaaaaatatttaaggaTGTAAAATTTTGTCTATATACTTTTGCCTCTTGAAGTGATTTTTCCTTTATATGTTAGGCTGCTGATATTCTTGCAAAAGAAGGGATAAATGCTGAGGTAACTTGGCCTTAACCTGTTCATGATTCCATATGCAGAGTTATAAACAGAAGTTGTTTTATTGTAATCTTTTTCGATGGTACCATCTGTTATTGCAGGTGATAAATCTCCGGTCCATCCGCCCTCTTGACAGATCTGCTATAAATGCTTCTGTTAGGAAAACAAATAGGATTGTGACTGTCGAAGAAGGATTCCCTCAACATGGTGTCGGTGCTGAGATCTGGTCATTTTCCTTAATATATATCCatcctctttcttcttctctttagCCAAGCTTCCTCCCTCTCCATCGGTTTGTATTCAATCATCGTCTTTATTTCTTCAGTGCTACTGTTGTGGAAGATAGCTTCGAGTATCTTGATGCACCTGTTGAGAGGATTGCCGGGGCTGATGTTCCCACGCCTTATGCTGCGAATATTGAGAGAATGGCTTTTCCACAGGTTTGTGCTTCTTCTTTTCCACTTTTTCTACTTTACTAAACAACTTTCCAACTCGAACTTAGCTCACAATTTTGTATGTTGTCAGGTCGAAGACATTGTTCGGGCAGCAAAAAGAGCCTGCTACAGGTCAAGATAATCAGCTACATAAGGATTCTGGTGTTCTTCTGTGAAGATCATTATTTTGGCACGCATCTCTTTCGCAGGGAAATGTTCGATGATTCCCCAGTGTCAGGGCTGACAAGATCGCGACACGGACTACCCACGAGAAATAAGTTTCTGAGCcatgcttttcttttttagcaaTTTTGGGGCATGTTAATCTGTTGCAACAATTTAATTGAAGGAAGAGGCAGATGCTTCTGCACACTCTTTTATGTAGGGCTTTATTATATTTGGAGACATTCTCTTATCCTTTTTCTTTGGtttgtgtgtgagtgtgtgttaAAGTTTTGTAAATGATTTTCTGGTATATGATTATgctgaaaatggaaatgtttGTTAGTGGCTGAAAGGCTAATTCAATGGCAGCCTGAGTAGTGACTTTTGGATATTTTCAGAAATTAACAGAAAAGTATTTCCCACTGATCTTACCATTTAAaaggtgaaaaaaaaaacatacataaatGCACAAGAGTAGTACAAATGATTCTCAATGATATGGATTTGCTATGTTGCActttaatatacataaatcaaataatgcaAACAGATGACCTTGAATGGAACATGATGATTCTGACtacacaaaaacacacaacattcaaaattttgtgTACAAACTGTGACCTTCCTCTAAATCTCTCTACCTTCGATCCCTGCTATTGTCCAAAACTACTCGCCTCCGACTGAACCCGAAATCCCAGGCAAAGGAGGAGGGATACAACGCGTTCATGAAGCTCCGAGCAGGAGCCCTATGTGGCTCCTCCTTATCGTTCCTGCTTCTTGAAGTCGCAGCTTTTGATATGGTACTCCGTAGAGATCTTGAAGACCTCCGGTCAAATATTGAGGAGGCGAAAGAAGTTTCAGCTGCACTGAACGATAAAGGGCCGTTTCGAGATGCATCAAGAGGATGATTGCCCACAGCTGCATCCTGATGAGGCGGAGGAAATTTGTCGCTCTTGCTTTTGGCTTTGGCATCAGACATCATTCTCAACCTCTGCACAATATGTcgatgaattaaatttacaactATTTGTTGTTTAGCCCGCAAAGAAAGAAAGACGAGTGTTTTGACATACATCTAAGTTTGGTTGCAGCTCTGCATTTGCTTCTGGAACTGGAATTGCTCGACTGGATTTGTCACGTACTCTAGTTCGTTTATTTCCCTCTGTGATGTGAGGTTTTTCACCTAAACCACGTTGCCTGCTCAAGCAGAACGCAGATGGTTAAAACAGTGTGAACAGTGGCTACAGAAAGGGAAGAAAGTGAGAGTACCTTCTAGATTCTTCATCTCTCAATTTTATATCCATTTCCTTGCTTGGAGGGAATTTAGGCAAGCTTGACGGCTCACATGCATATGGTTCGGTGGTGAAAAACTGGCCATAGACGGAATATCAGTTACGACTGAGAGAAAATGCCAATTTTAAATGCAAAGAGGAGTAACGAAAGAAGCAAAGAGTATTATCTGAAGTAAACAAAACAAGTGGTTTTGCTTAGATTGTAATATATTGAGATACCTTAACATTGAAAAAGTTGAGGTTACAGAATTTAGCAGCAAAGATAAAGATAACCCTTTTTTCGTTTTTAACTTCTATAATATGGTTGAAGGTTGCTTACTTCAGTATTTAACGCTTCAGTGGCACTGCATCGTGCATCGGGATCAATGGCAAGAAGCGTTTCTGTGAGAGCGAGAGCAGATGGTGGAAAATCCTTGAAGGTTTCTGCTAAGCAACGCTTGTAAGGTTGCTGGGGTTTATAAAGCGTCGCATTCGGCAATTTAGATTTCCTCCAGTATTCCTCGGGTGGAGAACCACATAGTTTAAATATCTTGTGCAGTTGTTCAACCTAAGTGACAAAGACAAATATGAAACTCAGAGTAAAATCTATCATTCATTTAGAATATGAACAAAGCATTAGATTAAAGAGCCATAACATAGAAATGACTATTTAACAGCTCAATAAGAATCATCATGCAACTAACGTTGATACCTCTGTACGCCCCCGCATTATAGGTTTGCCGGCAAATAATTCTGCTAGAATACATCCAGCGCTCCACAAATCAACACCAACACCATAACGAGTGGCCCCAAGCAAAAGTTCAGGAGGACGATACCAAAGGGTCACAACACGGCTTGTCATGGGCCGCTTGCTTTCAGGATTGAAGAAAGAAGCTAGTCCGAAATCAGCTATTCTTAAGGTTCCTTCATTGTCAATAAGCAAGTTAGAGCACTTGATATCACGATGTAGGACACCATTGTTGTGGCAGTGCTC
The nucleotide sequence above comes from Salvia hispanica cultivar TCC Black 2014 chromosome 5, UniMelb_Shisp_WGS_1.0, whole genome shotgun sequence. Encoded proteins:
- the LOC125188921 gene encoding probable serine/threonine-protein kinase At1g54610, giving the protein MGCVLAKGVSRKREDRRRKNGDVGRDSGAAAAATATAAAVAERRKDKKIVEAPAETSTAAPFPLEFRLKRGVSTGREEWPSWLNDVAGHAIKDWKPRRASTFEKIDKIGQGTYSNVYKAKDLVTGKIVALKKVRFDNLEPETVRFMAREILVLRRLDHPNVIKLEGVAISRMSSSLYLIFEYMEHDLAGLTAFQNAKFTEPQVKCYMKQLLSGLEHCHNNGVLHRDIKCSNLLIDNEGTLRIADFGLASFFNPESKRPMTSRVVTLWYRPPELLLGATRYGVGVDLWSAGCILAELFAGKPIMRGRTEVEQLHKIFKLCGSPPEEYWRKSKLPNATLYKPQQPYKRCLAETFKDFPPSALALTETLLAIDPDARCSATEALNTEFFTTEPYACEPSSLPKFPPSKEMDIKLRDEESRRQRGLGEKPHITEGNKRTRVRDKSSRAIPVPEANAELQPNLDRLRMMSDAKAKSKSDKFPPPHQDAAVGNHPLDASRNGPLSFSAAETSFASSIFDRRSSRSLRSTISKAATSRSRNDKEEPHRAPARSFMNALYPSSFAWDFGFSRRRVVLDNSRDRR
- the LOC125188922 gene encoding pyruvate dehydrogenase E1 component subunit beta-1, mitochondrial-like, whose product is MLGILRQRVAAKLNHALNFEQGIGAVALRAYSSSSANKMTVRDAINSALDEEMSADPKVFMMGEEVGEYQGAYKITKGLLDKYGPERVVDTPITEAGFTGIGVGAAYHGLRPVIEFMTFNFSMQAIDHIINSAAKSNYMSAGQISVPIVFRGPNGAASGVGAQHSQCYAAWFGSCPGLKVLAPYSAEDARGLLKAAIRDPDPVVFLENELLYGESFPVSAETLDSSFCVPIGKAKIEREGKDITIVAYSKMVGFSLQAADILAKEGINAEVINLRSIRPLDRSAINASVRKTNRIVTVEEGFPQHGVGAEICATVVEDSFEYLDAPVERIAGADVPTPYAANIERMAFPQVEDIVRAAKRACYRSR